The following coding sequences are from one Rutidosis leptorrhynchoides isolate AG116_Rl617_1_P2 chromosome 11, CSIRO_AGI_Rlap_v1, whole genome shotgun sequence window:
- the LOC139877120 gene encoding FK506-binding protein 2-like, which translates to MANLCVDYATKASFILTLLIAATLVSAKSRDVTELQIGVKHKPASCEVQAHKGDKIKVHYRGKLTDGTVFDSSFERGTPFDFELGAGQVIKGWDQGLLGMCVGEKRKLKIPSKMGYGDRGSPPKIPGGATLIFDTQLISVNGKGAVGGDNNSEL; encoded by the exons ATGGCGAATTTGTGTGTTGATTATGCTACGAAAGCGAGCTTCATATTAACTTTACTGATTGCAGCTACACTAG TTTCGGCGAAATCCCGTGATGTGACGGAGTTACAGATCGGCGTCAAG CATAAGCCTGCATCTTGCGAGGTACAAGCGCACAAAGGTGATAAAATCAAAGTCCATTATCGG GGAAAACTTACCGATGGAACCGTATTCGATTCCAGCTTCGAAAGGGGAACACCATTTGATTTCGAGCTTGGTGCTGGTCAAGTGATAAAAG GATGGGACCAAGGACTATTGGGAATGTGTGTTGGCGAGAAGCGTAAATTGAAGATACCCTCCAAAATGGGTTATGGAGATCGGGGTTCACCTCCCAAAATCCCAG GTGGGGCTACACTAATATTTGACACACAGCTTATTTCAGTTAATGGAAAAGGTGCAGTAGGAGGAGATAACAACAGTGAGCTTTGA